In one Cellulomonas sp. JZ18 genomic region, the following are encoded:
- a CDS encoding VOC family protein — protein sequence MHVQQIGVAYAATDPTAAGAWLAEHLGFRTLVDLGWYVSTQHPDREDVRVDFVRGDHATWPAPAAGVGGAMLALVVPDVDGQHARMTAAGVTVLKDLVTEPWGQRRFQAAGPDGLVVELVQPVEPDPAWMAAQGLGG from the coding sequence GTGCACGTGCAGCAGATCGGCGTCGCCTACGCCGCCACGGACCCGACCGCCGCCGGCGCGTGGCTGGCGGAGCACCTCGGCTTCCGCACGCTGGTCGACCTCGGCTGGTACGTCAGCACACAGCACCCGGACCGCGAGGACGTCCGCGTCGACTTCGTCCGCGGCGACCACGCGACGTGGCCGGCACCGGCGGCCGGCGTCGGCGGGGCCATGCTCGCGCTGGTCGTGCCCGACGTCGACGGGCAGCACGCGCGCATGACCGCCGCCGGCGTCACCGTGCTCAAGGACCTCGTCACCGAGCCCTGGGGGCAGCGCCGGTTCCAGGCCGCCGGCCCCGACGGGCTGGTGGTCGAGCTCGTCCAGCCCGTCGAGCCGGACCCCGCGTGGATGGCGGCGCAGGGCCTCGGCGGCTGA
- a CDS encoding OsmC family protein: MPTRTARTAWNGSLQEGSGQVELSSSRVGTYDVSFPKRAADEAGGTTSPEELIAAAHSSCFAMQLSALLGEKGHAPESLEVTADVTLEPDPAGGFHISGIALKVRGEVPGIDEAGFREAAEGAKVGCPVSKALTGTTITLDAQLES; this comes from the coding sequence ATGCCCACGCGCACCGCACGCACCGCCTGGAACGGTTCCCTGCAGGAGGGCAGCGGCCAGGTCGAGCTCTCCAGCTCCCGCGTCGGCACGTACGACGTGTCGTTCCCGAAGCGGGCCGCGGACGAGGCCGGCGGCACGACGAGCCCCGAGGAGCTCATCGCCGCCGCGCACTCGTCCTGCTTCGCGATGCAGCTCTCCGCGCTGCTCGGCGAGAAGGGCCACGCGCCCGAGTCGCTCGAGGTGACGGCCGACGTCACGCTCGAGCCGGACCCGGCCGGCGGCTTCCACATCTCGGGCATCGCGCTGAAGGTCCGTGGCGAGGTCCCCGGCATCGACGAGGCCGGCTTCCGCGAGGCCGCCGAGGGCGCCAAGGTCGGCTGCCCGGTGAGCAAGGCGCTCACCGGCACGACGATCACGCTCGACGCGCAGCTCGAGTCCTGA
- a CDS encoding MTH1187 family thiamine-binding protein — MLVAFSVAPLGAGESVSEAVADALRVVRASGLPHRTDAMFTTLEGEWDEVMDVVKRATEAVGRHGDRVSLVLKADIRPGRTGELQAKVDRVEALLADD; from the coding sequence ATGCTCGTCGCGTTCTCCGTCGCCCCGCTCGGTGCGGGCGAGTCCGTGTCCGAGGCCGTCGCCGACGCGTTGCGCGTCGTGCGCGCGTCCGGGCTGCCGCACCGCACCGACGCCATGTTCACCACGCTCGAGGGGGAGTGGGACGAGGTGATGGACGTCGTCAAGCGCGCCACCGAGGCGGTCGGGCGGCACGGCGACCGGGTGAGCCTCGTGCTCAAGGCCGACATCCGACCCGGTCGCACCGGCGAGCTGCAGGCCAAGGTGGACCGCGTCGAGGCCCTGCTCGCGGACGACTGA
- a CDS encoding D-alanyl-D-alanine carboxypeptidase family protein gives MLSTGAVVVTATAEEPTATLADRQGDETRSAPAVDRAALERTEQLRSEAVEVASDVIEQASVVRADAEQVAVAPEVLAELDAATAELQAAIAQVDVAPLTPTDAIPDRGQAASRSSVDREAPATTAEPTAGTDSGSAATPAPEASQGPTADPAAVPADPAAEDATLLPEGDAPQQASTVPDTGDPATEPLREALDRVTRAADAARASAEQKRAEAAAAQAAADEAARVAAEQAAQRAAWKASLQGFANGRVPDSALCGVAFDASVRLRCDAAQALEALDAAFAAHFGHHLDVTDSYRSYSAQVACRANKGSLCARPGTSNHGMGVAVDIAGDVQSFGTAEHQWLRENAPAYDWTLPEWARAGGSKPEPWHWEYVG, from the coding sequence GTGCTGAGCACGGGTGCCGTCGTCGTGACCGCGACCGCCGAGGAGCCGACCGCGACCCTCGCCGACCGGCAGGGCGACGAGACCCGCAGCGCGCCCGCCGTCGACCGCGCGGCGCTCGAGCGCACCGAGCAGCTGCGGTCCGAGGCCGTCGAGGTGGCGTCCGACGTCATCGAGCAGGCCTCCGTGGTGCGCGCCGACGCCGAGCAGGTGGCCGTCGCCCCCGAGGTCCTCGCGGAGCTCGACGCCGCGACCGCGGAGCTGCAGGCCGCCATCGCCCAGGTCGACGTCGCGCCGCTGACCCCGACCGACGCCATCCCGGACCGCGGGCAGGCGGCCTCGCGCTCGTCCGTCGACCGTGAGGCCCCCGCGACCACCGCCGAGCCCACGGCCGGCACGGACAGCGGGAGCGCGGCCACCCCGGCGCCGGAGGCCTCGCAGGGGCCGACGGCGGACCCGGCCGCCGTGCCCGCCGACCCCGCCGCCGAGGACGCGACCCTCCTCCCCGAGGGCGACGCACCGCAGCAGGCCTCCACCGTCCCCGACACCGGCGACCCGGCCACCGAGCCGCTGCGCGAGGCGCTCGACCGCGTCACCCGCGCCGCGGACGCCGCCCGTGCCTCCGCCGAGCAGAAGCGCGCGGAGGCCGCCGCCGCGCAGGCCGCCGCCGACGAGGCCGCCCGCGTCGCCGCCGAGCAGGCGGCCCAGCGCGCCGCGTGGAAGGCCTCGCTGCAGGGCTTCGCGAACGGGCGTGTGCCGGACTCCGCGCTGTGCGGCGTCGCCTTCGACGCGTCCGTGCGCCTGCGCTGCGACGCGGCCCAGGCCCTCGAGGCCCTCGACGCCGCGTTCGCCGCGCACTTCGGCCACCACCTCGACGTCACCGACTCCTACCGCTCCTACTCCGCCCAGGTGGCGTGCCGCGCCAACAAGGGCTCGCTGTGCGCGCGCCCGGGCACGTCGAACCACGGCATGGGCGTGGCGGTCGACATCGCCGGCGACGTGCAGTCGTTCGGCACCGCCGAGCACCAGTGGCTGCGTGAGAACGCCCCGGCGTACGACTGGACGCTGCCCGAGTGGGCGCGCGCCGGCGGCAGCAAGCCCGAGCCCTGGCACTGGGAGTACGTGGGCTGA
- a CDS encoding MFS transporter: MSTHTTAPTPPATATTPRAGAREWLALAVLMLPVLLVSIDTTVLSFALPQISLALTPSADQLLWIVDVYPLMLAGLLVTMGTLGDRVGRRRLLLIGSAGFGLVSLLAAWSSDASHLVAARALLGVFGATLMPSTLSLLRNVFLDDAQRRLAIAIWASGFAGGSVLGPVVGGWLLEHFWWGSIFLLNVPVLLVLLVVAPFVLPESRNPSAARLDVPSVVLATVGMLPLVYGIKTTAGHGVGALGLGALAVGAALVAVFVRRQVRLADPLLDVALFRRPVFAASVGANFTASFALAGLVLVVSQVLQLVVGLSPREAGTALLPGAVASIVSGLVAVRLARVAPRWALVPAGMLLAVAGYALGAVVAQDVGTGGIVAVFCLVGAGVGLAETLTNDAILASVPPERAGAASGISETSYELGASLGVAVLGSVLNAVYRADLVLPAAVDGPDVDAARQTLGGAVAVADGLPGPVGAQVRAVAEAAFTHGVAVTSAVAAAALALVGLLVGVVLRRAGLGRAVDA, from the coding sequence GTGTCCACGCACACGACCGCACCCACGCCCCCGGCCACCGCGACGACGCCCCGCGCGGGGGCCCGCGAGTGGCTCGCCCTCGCCGTCCTCATGCTCCCCGTGCTGCTGGTGAGCATCGACACGACGGTGCTCTCCTTCGCGCTGCCGCAGATCTCGCTCGCGCTCACCCCGTCCGCCGACCAGCTGCTGTGGATCGTCGACGTCTACCCGCTCATGCTCGCCGGCCTGCTCGTCACCATGGGCACGCTCGGCGACCGCGTCGGGCGCCGCCGCCTGCTGCTGATCGGCTCCGCCGGGTTCGGGCTCGTCAGCCTGCTGGCCGCGTGGTCGTCCGACGCGTCCCACCTCGTCGCCGCCCGTGCGCTGCTCGGCGTCTTCGGCGCCACCCTCATGCCCTCGACGCTGTCGCTGCTGCGCAACGTCTTCCTCGACGACGCCCAGCGGCGCCTCGCCATCGCGATCTGGGCGTCCGGGTTCGCGGGCGGCTCCGTGCTGGGGCCGGTGGTCGGCGGCTGGCTGCTGGAGCACTTCTGGTGGGGCTCGATCTTCCTGCTGAACGTGCCGGTGCTGCTCGTGCTGCTCGTCGTCGCGCCGTTCGTCCTGCCCGAGTCGCGCAACCCCTCGGCCGCGCGCCTCGACGTGCCGAGCGTCGTGCTCGCGACCGTCGGCATGCTGCCGCTGGTGTACGGCATCAAGACGACCGCCGGGCACGGCGTCGGCGCACTCGGACTGGGCGCGCTGGCGGTCGGTGCCGCGCTCGTCGCCGTGTTCGTGCGCCGGCAGGTGCGCCTGGCCGACCCGCTGCTCGACGTCGCGCTGTTCCGGCGGCCGGTGTTCGCCGCGTCGGTCGGCGCCAACTTCACGGCGTCGTTCGCGCTCGCCGGGCTCGTGCTCGTCGTCTCGCAGGTGCTGCAGCTCGTCGTCGGGCTGTCGCCGCGCGAGGCCGGGACGGCGCTGCTGCCGGGCGCGGTCGCGTCGATCGTGTCGGGGCTCGTCGCCGTGCGCCTCGCACGGGTCGCCCCGCGGTGGGCGCTGGTGCCCGCGGGCATGCTGCTCGCCGTCGCCGGGTACGCGCTGGGGGCCGTCGTCGCGCAGGACGTCGGCACGGGCGGCATCGTCGCGGTCTTCTGCCTGGTCGGCGCGGGCGTCGGCCTCGCCGAGACGCTGACCAACGACGCGATCCTCGCCTCCGTGCCACCCGAGCGTGCCGGTGCGGCGTCCGGCATCTCCGAGACGTCGTACGAGCTGGGCGCGTCCCTCGGCGTCGCGGTGCTCGGGTCCGTCCTCAACGCCGTCTACCGCGCCGACCTCGTCCTGCCCGCGGCCGTCGACGGGCCCGACGTCGACGCCGCCCGCCAGACCCTGGGCGGCGCCGTGGCGGTGGCCGACGGGCTGCCCGGCCCGGTCGGTGCGCAGGTGCGCGCGGTCGCCGAGGCGGCGTTCACGCACGGCGTCGCGGTGACGTCCGCGGTCGCGGCGGCCGCGCTCGCGCTCGTCGGCCTGCTCGTCGGCGTCGTCCTGCGCCGCGCGGGCCTGGGCCGCGCCGTCGACGCCTGA
- a CDS encoding TetR/AcrR family transcriptional regulator, whose protein sequence is MASTRDRILDALQDVLLEGGPAGATLDVVAQRAGVSKGGLLYHFRSKDDLFAGLLDRLAAEAAAADAATPTDPVRAARWFLDGSQTAEGPEERTMLAALRLLGTYAPAQERMAAYLDGWAAGLRRTIDDPVLSRLVQLVGDGLFLHALLGSGDADLDGRVVAQVLDRVAGGDRPGTARPGSDRPGSD, encoded by the coding sequence ATGGCCTCGACGCGCGACCGCATCCTCGACGCGCTCCAGGACGTGCTGCTCGAGGGCGGCCCGGCGGGCGCGACGCTCGACGTCGTGGCCCAGCGCGCGGGCGTCTCCAAGGGCGGCCTGCTCTACCACTTCCGCTCCAAGGACGACCTGTTCGCGGGCCTGCTCGACCGCCTCGCCGCGGAGGCCGCCGCCGCCGACGCCGCCACCCCGACGGACCCCGTCCGCGCCGCGCGCTGGTTCCTCGACGGCTCGCAGACGGCCGAGGGACCCGAGGAGCGCACGATGCTCGCGGCGCTGCGACTGCTCGGCACGTACGCGCCCGCGCAGGAGCGCATGGCGGCCTACCTCGACGGCTGGGCCGCGGGCCTGCGCCGGACGATCGACGACCCGGTCCTCTCCCGGCTCGTGCAGCTCGTCGGCGACGGGCTGTTCCTGCACGCGCTGCTCGGGTCCGGCGACGCCGACCTCGACGGCCGCGTCGTCGCCCAGGTGCTCGACCGCGTCGCCGGCGGCGACCGACCCGGCACAGCCCGACCCGGCAGCGACCGACCCGGCAGCGACTGA
- a CDS encoding FAD-binding and (Fe-S)-binding domain-containing protein, translating into MAVTTERPGADVRDVVQALTGVVRGVVDDSTRRRAEYSTDASNYRVVPRVVVFPRDTDDVLATLHVARETGTPVTSRGGGTSVAGNAVGTGIVLDFSRHVNRVLEIDPEARTARVEPGVVMSALQRAAAPHGLRFGPDPSTQARATLGGMIGNNACGPRAVAFGRTADNVVDLDVVDGTGRRFTARSGAGALDVVPGLDGLVRGGLEVIRTELGRFTRQVSGYSLEHLLPENGTDLAKALVGTEGTLVTLLGATVRLVPVPSAPVLVVLGYPDMPSAADAVPALLAHRPLAVEGMDARLVDVVRRVRGASAVPDLPPGAGWMMVEVGGETLDEAMASARALAADAGTDAVGIFPPGPQAAAMWRIREDGAGLGGRTPAGEQAWPGFEDSAVPPERLGAYLRELEALMASHRVDGLAYGHFGDGCVHLRIDMPLVESGQPLRAFMEDAAALVAAHGGSLSGEHGDGRARSELLPVMYSERAINLFGAVKDLFDPRDLLNPGVLVRPNPLDADLRRPAARPLLAGSGGFAFAHDGGDMTTAVHRCVGVGKCRADNRAAGGFMCPSYLATKDERDSTRGRARVLQEMANGTLVTKGWSSPEVHDVLDLCLSCKACSSDCPAGVDMAQYKSEVLHRTYRGRLRPVNHYALGWLPRWTRLVTGLPGLASLANAVLRVRPLAKAVLAAGGMDTRRTMVSFASVPFRAWSRTAGARSGDVRVVGSAAADGLPTAPEGASAGGRRPPVVLWTDSFSDTLSPSVPHAAVRVLRDAGYEVLVPDHDACCGLTWISTGQLDGARRRLSHLLEVLGPFAVNGVPIVGLEPSCTAVLRSDLLDLLPDDPRAKAVARETRTLAELLMAPAPVGPGDRWSLPDLSDVTAVVQPHCHHHSVMTYTADRRLLTQAGAQFSALAGCCGLAGNFGMEKGHYDVSVAVAEASLLPALRDAQPGDVFLADGYSCRTQADHLAGVQGVHLAELLAAHLPERSATA; encoded by the coding sequence GTGGCTGTGACGACCGAGAGGCCCGGTGCGGACGTCCGGGACGTGGTGCAGGCGCTGACGGGTGTCGTCCGCGGCGTGGTGGACGACTCGACGCGCCGGCGCGCCGAGTACTCCACCGACGCGTCGAACTACCGCGTCGTCCCGCGGGTCGTGGTGTTCCCCCGGGACACCGACGACGTGCTCGCGACCCTGCACGTCGCGCGGGAGACGGGGACGCCGGTCACCTCGCGCGGTGGCGGCACGTCCGTGGCCGGCAACGCCGTCGGTACCGGGATCGTCCTGGACTTCTCCCGCCACGTGAACCGCGTGCTCGAGATCGACCCCGAGGCGCGGACCGCGCGGGTCGAGCCGGGTGTCGTCATGTCCGCGCTGCAGCGCGCGGCCGCGCCGCACGGCCTGCGCTTCGGGCCCGACCCGTCGACGCAGGCGCGCGCGACGCTCGGCGGGATGATCGGCAACAACGCGTGCGGCCCGCGCGCGGTGGCGTTCGGGCGCACCGCGGACAACGTGGTGGACCTCGACGTCGTCGACGGCACGGGCCGGCGCTTCACCGCGCGCTCCGGCGCCGGCGCCCTGGACGTCGTGCCGGGACTGGACGGCCTCGTGCGCGGCGGCCTGGAGGTGATCCGCACCGAGCTCGGCCGGTTCACGCGGCAGGTGTCGGGGTACTCGCTCGAGCACCTGCTGCCCGAGAACGGCACCGACCTGGCGAAGGCCCTGGTCGGCACCGAGGGCACGCTCGTCACGCTGCTCGGCGCGACCGTGCGGCTCGTGCCGGTGCCGTCCGCGCCGGTGCTCGTCGTGCTCGGCTACCCGGACATGCCGTCGGCCGCCGACGCGGTCCCCGCGCTGCTCGCCCACCGGCCGCTCGCCGTGGAGGGCATGGACGCCCGGCTCGTCGACGTCGTGCGGCGGGTCCGGGGCGCGTCGGCCGTGCCCGACCTGCCGCCGGGTGCGGGCTGGATGATGGTCGAGGTCGGCGGCGAGACGCTCGACGAGGCGATGGCGAGCGCCCGCGCGCTCGCGGCCGACGCGGGCACCGACGCGGTCGGCATCTTCCCGCCCGGGCCGCAGGCCGCGGCGATGTGGCGGATCCGCGAGGACGGTGCGGGCCTCGGCGGGCGCACGCCGGCGGGGGAGCAGGCCTGGCCGGGCTTCGAGGACTCGGCGGTGCCGCCGGAGCGGCTCGGGGCGTACCTGCGCGAGCTCGAGGCCCTCATGGCCTCCCACCGGGTGGACGGGCTCGCGTACGGGCACTTCGGCGACGGGTGCGTGCACCTGCGCATCGACATGCCCCTGGTGGAGTCCGGGCAGCCGCTGCGCGCGTTCATGGAGGACGCGGCGGCGCTGGTCGCCGCGCACGGCGGCTCGCTGTCGGGGGAGCACGGCGACGGGCGGGCCCGCTCGGAGCTGCTGCCGGTCATGTACTCCGAGCGCGCGATCAACCTGTTCGGGGCGGTCAAGGACCTGTTCGACCCGCGCGACCTGCTCAACCCCGGCGTCCTCGTGCGGCCGAACCCGCTCGACGCCGACCTGCGCCGCCCGGCCGCCCGCCCGCTGCTCGCGGGCTCCGGCGGGTTCGCCTTCGCGCACGACGGCGGCGACATGACGACGGCCGTGCACCGCTGCGTCGGCGTCGGCAAGTGCCGCGCCGACAACCGCGCGGCCGGCGGGTTCATGTGCCCGTCGTACCTGGCCACCAAGGACGAGCGGGACTCCACCCGCGGCCGGGCGCGCGTGCTGCAGGAGATGGCGAACGGCACGCTGGTGACGAAGGGCTGGTCGTCCCCCGAGGTGCACGACGTGCTCGACCTGTGCCTGTCCTGCAAGGCGTGCTCGTCCGACTGCCCCGCGGGCGTCGACATGGCGCAGTACAAGTCCGAGGTCCTGCACCGCACGTACCGCGGCCGGCTGCGGCCGGTGAACCACTACGCGCTGGGGTGGTTGCCGCGCTGGACGCGGCTGGTCACCGGGCTGCCGGGGCTCGCGTCGCTCGCGAACGCCGTGCTGCGCGTGCGGCCGCTCGCGAAGGCGGTGCTCGCGGCGGGCGGCATGGACACGCGCCGCACGATGGTCTCGTTCGCGTCCGTGCCGTTCCGCGCGTGGTCGCGGACGGCGGGTGCCCGGTCCGGCGACGTGCGGGTGGTGGGGTCGGCGGCGGCCGACGGTCTGCCGACGGCGCCCGAGGGTGCGTCGGCCGGCGGCCGGCGTCCGCCCGTCGTGCTGTGGACCGACTCGTTCAGCGACACGCTGTCGCCGTCCGTGCCGCACGCGGCCGTGCGCGTCCTGCGGGACGCCGGCTACGAGGTGCTGGTCCCGGACCACGACGCGTGCTGCGGCCTCACGTGGATCAGCACCGGGCAGCTCGACGGCGCGCGCAGGCGGCTCTCGCACCTGCTCGAGGTGCTCGGCCCGTTCGCGGTCAACGGCGTGCCGATCGTCGGCCTGGAGCCGTCCTGCACCGCGGTGCTGCGCAGCGACCTGCTCGACCTGCTCCCCGACGACCCACGCGCGAAGGCCGTCGCCCGCGAGACGCGCACGCTCGCCGAGCTGCTCATGGCGCCCGCGCCCGTCGGCCCGGGGGACCGCTGGTCGCTGCCGGACCTGTCCGACGTCACGGCCGTCGTCCAGCCGCACTGCCACCACCACTCCGTCATGACGTACACCGCGGACCGCCGCCTGCTCACGCAGGCGGGCGCGCAGTTCTCCGCGCTGGCCGGGTGCTGCGGGCTCGCGGGCAACTTCGGCATGGAGAAGGGGCACTACGACGTGTCGGTCGCGGTCGCGGAGGCGTCGCTGCTGCCGGCGCTGCGGGACGCGCAGCCGGGCGACGTGTTCCTCGCCGACGGCTACTCGTGCCGGACGCAGGCCGACCACCTCGCGGGCGTGCAGGGCGTGCACCTCGCCGAGCTGCTGGCGGCGCACCTGCCGGAGCGGTCGGCGACGGCCTGA